Proteins encoded by one window of Nitrincola iocasae:
- a CDS encoding TatD family hydrolase, whose product MPLFDSHCHLDFPVFDAQRQALMQQAKVAGISQILVPGVTADNFERVLSLRQRWPEQLTVALGLHPCFIEQHTKHCVERLADALQREADIVAVGEIGLDFRADMAAAEVQVMLLKQQLDLARQHDLPVILHVVKAHERMLSLLKRYRLAGGGVVHAYSGSIEQAREYAKLGFRLGIGGTITYPKARRQQQLAAELPLEWMLLETDAPDMPLYGFTDQPNSPLQVLRVAQQLASLRGISVDQVAEQTLANAMTLFRLH is encoded by the coding sequence ATGCCGCTGTTTGATAGCCACTGCCATCTGGACTTTCCAGTCTTTGATGCGCAGCGGCAAGCGCTGATGCAGCAGGCTAAGGTGGCGGGTATCAGTCAGATACTGGTGCCGGGTGTAACGGCAGATAATTTTGAGCGGGTGTTGTCCTTGCGTCAGCGTTGGCCTGAACAGCTGACCGTAGCGCTGGGGCTGCACCCTTGTTTTATTGAGCAGCATACTAAACACTGTGTGGAGCGCTTGGCTGATGCTTTGCAGCGTGAAGCAGACATTGTTGCTGTAGGTGAAATCGGCCTGGATTTTCGTGCGGATATGGCGGCGGCAGAGGTGCAGGTGATGCTGTTGAAGCAGCAGCTGGACCTGGCGCGACAGCATGATTTACCCGTCATTCTGCATGTGGTCAAAGCGCATGAGCGCATGCTGAGCTTGCTGAAACGCTATCGACTGGCTGGCGGAGGCGTGGTGCACGCCTATTCCGGGAGCATTGAGCAAGCGCGTGAGTACGCCAAGCTGGGGTTTCGTTTAGGTATCGGCGGTACGATTACCTATCCAAAGGCACGGCGTCAGCAGCAATTAGCGGCTGAGCTGCCGTTGGAATGGATGCTGTTAGAAACAGATGCTCCGGATATGCCACTGTACGGGTTTACTGATCAACCTAACTCGCCACTGCAAGTGCTCAGAGTAGCGCAGCAATTGGCCTCACTCAGAGGTATCTCTGTCGATCAGGTTGCTGAGCAAACTCTGGCCAATGCCATGACATTGTTTCGTTTGCATTAA
- a CDS encoding peptide chain release factor 3, with amino-acid sequence MPNSSISQEVSQRRTFAIISHPDAGKTTITEKLLLIGQLIQVAGTVKGRGSDRHATSDWMTMEQERGISITSSVMQFPFNGRTVNLLDTPGHEDFSEDTYRTLTAVDSALMVVDGAKGVEERTIKLMDVCRLRDTPIFSFINKMDRDIRDPIELLDEIEAVLKIEAAPINWPIGSGKWFKGVYNLYTDTLHVFTPGMGHTLAEEKLIQGLDNDEARALLEDDYEAYVDEIELVKGATHVWDQQAYLDGRLTPVFFGTALGNFGVREMLTDFVEWAPAPPPRPTESRAVAADEDAFSGFIFKIQANMDPRHRDRIAFMRICSGSYTRGMKMRHVRIGKDVRIADAVTFIAGDRENVEEAWSGDIIGLHNHGTIQIGDTFTDGESLKFTGIPHFAPEMFRRVRPKDPLRMKQLQKGLQQLSEEGAVQLFMPLKNNDLILGAVGQLQFEVVVYRLRDEYKVECLYEPITVQTARWVECDDAKMLDEFRRKGHDNLALDGSGLLTYLAPTRVNLSLTEERWPDVRFRATREH; translated from the coding sequence ATGCCCAACAGCTCAATCTCGCAAGAAGTCTCGCAGCGCCGTACTTTCGCCATTATCTCTCACCCGGATGCGGGTAAAACCACCATTACCGAAAAGCTGCTGCTGATCGGTCAGCTGATTCAGGTGGCTGGTACAGTCAAGGGGCGTGGCAGCGACCGGCATGCGACATCCGACTGGATGACCATGGAGCAGGAGCGTGGTATTTCCATTACCTCCTCGGTGATGCAGTTCCCCTTTAACGGACGCACCGTCAATCTGCTGGATACCCCGGGGCACGAAGACTTTTCCGAAGATACCTACCGTACTCTGACCGCCGTGGATTCGGCGCTGATGGTTGTAGATGGTGCCAAAGGGGTTGAAGAACGCACCATCAAATTGATGGATGTGTGTCGTTTGCGGGATACGCCAATCTTCTCCTTTATTAATAAAATGGACCGGGATATACGCGATCCGATTGAGCTGCTGGACGAGATCGAAGCGGTACTGAAAATTGAAGCGGCTCCGATCAACTGGCCTATCGGCTCAGGAAAGTGGTTTAAAGGGGTGTACAACCTTTACACCGATACCCTGCATGTCTTCACGCCGGGCATGGGGCATACGCTTGCGGAAGAAAAGCTTATTCAGGGGCTGGATAATGACGAAGCGCGTGCCTTGTTGGAGGATGACTACGAGGCCTATGTCGATGAGATTGAGCTGGTAAAAGGTGCGACTCATGTCTGGGATCAGCAGGCTTACCTGGACGGGCGGCTGACACCGGTGTTTTTCGGTACGGCTTTAGGGAACTTTGGGGTGCGCGAAATGCTGACAGATTTCGTGGAGTGGGCACCGGCGCCACCGCCGCGACCAACTGAATCACGTGCTGTAGCAGCAGATGAAGATGCCTTTAGTGGTTTTATCTTCAAGATCCAGGCGAATATGGATCCCCGTCACCGTGACCGTATTGCCTTTATGCGCATCTGCTCAGGAAGTTATACCCGCGGCATGAAAATGCGCCATGTGCGCATCGGTAAGGATGTGCGTATAGCTGACGCAGTCACCTTTATTGCCGGTGACCGTGAAAATGTCGAGGAAGCCTGGTCGGGTGATATTATCGGTTTGCACAACCATGGCACGATACAGATAGGTGATACCTTTACTGACGGTGAGTCACTTAAATTTACCGGTATACCGCACTTTGCGCCGGAAATGTTTCGCCGCGTCAGGCCGAAAGATCCATTAAGAATGAAACAGCTACAAAAAGGCCTGCAGCAACTCTCTGAAGAGGGGGCGGTGCAGCTGTTCATGCCGTTAAAAAATAACGACCTGATCCTGGGTGCAGTGGGGCAGTTGCAGTTTGAGGTGGTGGTCTACCGCCTTAGAGATGAGTATAAGGTGGAGTGCCTATACGAACCCATCACTGTGCAGACGGCACGCTGGGTTGAGTGTGATGATGCTAAAATGCTGGACGAATTCCGTCGTAAAGGGCACGACAACCTGGCGCTGGATGGCTCAGGCCTGCTGACCTATCTGGCACCGACACGAGTGAACCTGTCACTGACTGAAGAGCGCTGGCCGGATGTGCGCTTCAGAGCAACCCGGGAACATTAA
- a CDS encoding c-type cytochrome has translation MKKYVGCAGLVLALISGWVSSDTMKPEDSVEYRQSAFRLMSYQLNVLNPLHRSKAYSDEQFVYRSEMLNRLAALALEGFTEESKSITSRSAPAVWDNHAEFTERMQDFIATTAELTESARAGQDEQTRDLFRQTLQSCRACHDRYRLE, from the coding sequence ATGAAAAAATATGTAGGCTGTGCGGGATTAGTGTTGGCGCTCATCTCTGGCTGGGTCAGCAGTGATACCATGAAGCCTGAAGACAGTGTTGAGTATCGTCAATCCGCCTTCCGGTTGATGAGCTATCAATTGAATGTACTCAACCCCTTGCATCGTAGTAAGGCTTACTCAGATGAACAATTTGTCTATAGATCGGAAATGCTTAACCGCTTAGCGGCGCTGGCGCTGGAGGGATTTACGGAAGAAAGTAAATCGATCACAAGTCGCTCAGCCCCCGCGGTCTGGGATAATCATGCTGAATTTACCGAGCGCATGCAGGATTTTATTGCTACTACAGCCGAGTTGACTGAGTCAGCCAGAGCCGGTCAGGACGAGCAAACCCGTGATCTGTTTCGTCAGACTCTGCAAAGCTGCCGAGCCTGCCATGATCGTTATCGGTTGGAATGA
- a CDS encoding ATP-binding protein — MNRHQQHLLHLTYIRTLILFVICLALYAGVKLLRLQPDLLMTGTSLVALIALNLTTYMRLHSAWPVFDAELFAQLCADVVIYAALLYQFGGATNPFVFVLLIPLIISATTLPRRLTLLIALLVAGLYTSLLFNHLPLLDFTDAHQHTVVQLFNQHITGLWISFILTVGVISIYVVQMRQTLAERDHDLSAVREQRIHDQQLLALATLAAGTAHELRTPLSTLRVILKDMQSDHPELDEDLSLMLQQVDCCTDKLRNMTEEVASGKPAPIRLDAFLAQVLESWIVMRPQVSYTLQPLQEPVPIINTSVILQQALLNLLNNAADACPDAITISVHYPEADRVTLRIRDHGPGLSPEQLASMGKPFFTTKGGLGIGLFLTTTSLATQDGEVYLYNHPGGGTLTEVTLKTSGSDLQDTEND, encoded by the coding sequence TTGAACCGACATCAGCAACACCTATTGCACCTGACATATATCCGCACTCTGATACTGTTTGTCATCTGCCTGGCATTGTATGCCGGCGTCAAACTGCTGCGATTACAGCCGGACTTACTTATGACCGGCACCAGTCTGGTAGCGTTGATTGCACTCAATCTGACTACCTACATGCGGCTGCATTCAGCCTGGCCCGTGTTTGATGCCGAGCTGTTTGCCCAGCTGTGCGCTGATGTGGTGATTTATGCTGCACTACTCTATCAGTTTGGTGGAGCAACTAATCCCTTTGTATTCGTATTACTGATCCCTCTCATCATTAGCGCCACCACCCTGCCTCGACGCCTGACATTATTAATAGCACTGCTCGTCGCCGGGCTGTATACATCATTATTGTTCAACCATTTGCCATTACTGGATTTTACTGACGCTCACCAGCACACAGTGGTCCAGCTGTTTAATCAGCACATCACCGGGCTGTGGATCAGTTTTATTCTGACAGTCGGTGTCATCAGCATTTACGTAGTGCAAATGCGCCAGACCCTCGCCGAGCGTGATCATGACCTGAGTGCAGTGCGTGAGCAACGTATCCATGATCAGCAATTACTGGCACTGGCCACGCTGGCTGCAGGTACCGCGCATGAGCTACGCACGCCCTTATCAACGCTGCGGGTGATACTCAAGGATATGCAGTCCGACCACCCGGAACTGGATGAAGACCTATCACTGATGCTGCAACAGGTCGACTGTTGTACTGATAAGCTCAGAAACATGACCGAAGAGGTGGCCTCGGGCAAACCCGCCCCTATCCGGCTAGATGCTTTTCTGGCCCAGGTGCTGGAATCCTGGATAGTGATGCGTCCGCAGGTCAGCTATACCCTACAGCCCTTGCAGGAACCAGTTCCGATTATCAATACCAGTGTTATCCTACAGCAGGCGTTGCTGAACCTGCTTAATAATGCCGCTGATGCCTGTCCTGATGCGATTACAATCAGCGTTCACTATCCTGAAGCAGACAGGGTGACGCTGCGGATACGTGATCATGGACCGGGACTAAGCCCCGAGCAACTGGCCAGTATGGGTAAGCCGTTTTTCACCACTAAAGGGGGTCTGGGTATCGGATTATTCTTAACAACCACCTCGCTGGCGACCCAGGATGGTGAAGTTTATCTGTATAATCACCCAGGTGGCGGAACCCTGACGGAAGTCACACTAAAAACCAGCGGCTCTGACCTGCAGGACACTGAGAATGACTGA
- a CDS encoding response regulator transcription factor — MRMTDPSFLIVDDDTTFTRVLSRSLSRRGFTVSTAHSAEAALALLQQQQFSFATLDLKMQGASGLTLISRLRETNPEIRLLVLTGYASIATAVDAIKLGADHYLPKPADTDQILAALQASLPDPAQPVVAEPMSVNRLEWEHIQKVLQANEGNISATARALNMHRRTLQRKLAKYPVKR, encoded by the coding sequence CTGAGAATGACTGACCCAAGTTTTCTGATTGTGGATGACGATACAACCTTCACCCGAGTATTGTCGCGCTCACTGAGCCGTCGCGGTTTCACTGTCAGCACCGCTCATTCGGCCGAAGCGGCGCTGGCATTACTGCAACAGCAGCAGTTCAGCTTCGCGACACTGGATCTGAAAATGCAGGGGGCTTCCGGACTCACCCTGATCAGCCGTCTACGCGAGACGAATCCCGAAATACGTCTGTTAGTACTGACCGGTTATGCCAGCATTGCCACGGCAGTGGATGCGATCAAACTGGGAGCCGACCACTACCTGCCAAAGCCCGCTGATACCGATCAGATCCTAGCTGCGCTGCAAGCCAGTTTGCCAGACCCGGCACAGCCGGTTGTCGCTGAACCTATGTCGGTGAATCGACTCGAGTGGGAACATATTCAGAAAGTATTGCAAGCAAACGAAGGCAATATCTCGGCCACAGCCAGAGCACTCAACATGCATCGACGCACGCTGCAGCGTAAACTGGCAAAATACCCGGTTAAGCGTTAA
- a CDS encoding energy-coupling factor ABC transporter permease, whose protein sequence is MNVSEGVLSTYWLWGSGIIYALLLLWIIKRLPWEVIWRERGIQHLFFGSIVVLVLLWQLRAGVSVYLTIHFLGLTTLTLMFGWDLAVIAGSVVLLVMTLLGIESWSMLPVNLVCSVVIPSLVSYGILRWVEAKLPKNFFVYMFLCAFAGGAVAAGVSGMSMALVLWLDGIYPWSKIYHDYAMYLPLIMMPEGLLNGIIMTGMMVFHPDWIRTFDAKAYIDDQ, encoded by the coding sequence ATGAACGTATCCGAAGGTGTATTAAGTACCTACTGGCTCTGGGGTAGTGGGATAATCTATGCCCTGTTGCTATTGTGGATAATCAAGCGTTTGCCCTGGGAGGTCATCTGGCGTGAGCGCGGAATTCAACACCTGTTTTTTGGCTCGATCGTAGTGCTGGTGTTGCTGTGGCAACTGCGTGCCGGGGTTTCGGTTTACCTGACGATCCATTTTCTTGGTCTGACCACACTGACACTGATGTTTGGTTGGGATCTGGCTGTTATCGCTGGCTCTGTGGTGCTGTTGGTGATGACGCTGCTAGGGATTGAGTCCTGGTCGATGCTACCAGTGAATCTGGTTTGCAGCGTGGTGATACCGTCGCTGGTAAGCTATGGCATATTGCGTTGGGTTGAAGCAAAACTGCCAAAGAATTTTTTTGTATATATGTTTCTGTGTGCCTTTGCCGGAGGGGCTGTGGCTGCCGGTGTCTCTGGCATGTCGATGGCGCTGGTGTTGTGGCTGGATGGCATCTACCCCTGGTCGAAAATTTACCATGATTATGCCATGTACTTACCGCTGATCATGATGCCTGAAGGTTTGCTCAACGGTATTATTATGACCGGTATGATGGTATTCCACCCCGATTGGATTCGCACCTTTGATGCCAAAGCCTATATTGATGATCAGTAG
- the rimI gene encoding ribosomal protein S18-alanine N-acetyltransferase: MTLQPLTQAWLDQARALELRCFDDSWSESLWQLYLPHACSYLLSDDDSLLGFALCQRVLDEAELLRIAVMPECRQQGLGRILLQQTLERLSGQGVTRLLLEVRASNVAAIALYQCCGLQQDAIRKGYYETAIAGVREDAYLFSRRLGSHES; this comes from the coding sequence ATGACGTTGCAGCCACTTACGCAAGCCTGGTTGGATCAGGCTAGGGCACTGGAACTACGTTGTTTCGACGATAGCTGGTCAGAGTCGCTGTGGCAGCTGTATCTGCCACATGCCTGTAGTTATCTGCTCAGTGATGATGACTCTCTACTGGGCTTTGCCTTGTGTCAGCGGGTACTGGATGAGGCGGAACTGCTGCGTATTGCGGTTATGCCTGAGTGTCGCCAGCAAGGTCTGGGGCGAATATTGTTACAACAGACGCTGGAAAGGCTGTCCGGTCAGGGTGTGACGCGACTGTTACTGGAGGTGCGTGCCTCTAATGTCGCTGCGATTGCGCTATATCAATGTTGTGGGTTGCAGCAGGATGCTATACGTAAGGGCTATTATGAAACAGCCATTGCGGGTGTTCGTGAAGATGCTTATCTTTTCAGCCGCAGGTTAGGGTCACATGAATCTTGA
- a CDS encoding uracil-DNA glycosylase family protein produces the protein MMQPSTDLQAINRQQDYLHAMGICRWLPREPLAHAPVSAEWVSDFVWPQPGLSSSPASAATDTAASVVSSMAPSSAPPQQRSADSTASRRHALAALQLDDAKPGVTAVAKASVEPSSPVEVAEVPLSERMKQPQFSLSFTPAGDLLVVDSLPPHARETVGPEYQRLLAALCRAMDCEVQPDAMRLHHWPMFASSSLNQGGDEAQRAVRRQLDLMLKKHSARRVLLLGEPAAQWLLEQDHSLEAMRGLTFTLRAGVAAVTSYSLTHMLKLPEFKADCWRDLQPLL, from the coding sequence ATGATGCAGCCGTCGACTGATCTGCAAGCAATAAACCGGCAACAAGACTACCTGCATGCCATGGGGATCTGTCGCTGGTTGCCGCGTGAGCCCTTGGCTCATGCACCGGTGTCGGCTGAGTGGGTCAGTGATTTTGTCTGGCCTCAGCCGGGTCTGTCCAGTTCCCCTGCATCGGCAGCGACTGACACTGCCGCATCTGTAGTGTCCTCCATGGCACCCTCTTCGGCGCCACCACAACAACGCTCAGCGGACAGTACGGCGTCACGTCGGCATGCCTTGGCAGCATTACAGTTGGATGATGCCAAGCCTGGAGTTACTGCTGTTGCTAAGGCGAGTGTTGAGCCATCTTCACCCGTTGAGGTTGCGGAAGTCCCGCTGTCCGAGCGGATGAAGCAGCCGCAGTTCTCTTTATCTTTCACACCAGCTGGCGATCTATTAGTGGTGGATAGCTTACCACCCCATGCCCGGGAAACTGTCGGACCTGAGTATCAGCGTTTGTTGGCAGCACTATGCCGTGCGATGGACTGTGAAGTGCAACCCGATGCCATGCGCCTGCATCACTGGCCGATGTTTGCCTCCTCTTCGCTGAACCAGGGTGGCGATGAGGCACAGCGGGCGGTTCGCAGGCAACTGGATCTGATGCTGAAAAAACACTCTGCTCGACGGGTATTACTGCTTGGTGAGCCAGCGGCGCAGTGGTTGCTTGAGCAGGATCATTCATTAGAAGCTATGCGAGGTTTGACCTTTACGCTTCGAGCCGGTGTAGCTGCTGTGACCAGTTACAGTCTGACGCATATGCTTAAATTGCCGGAATTTAAAGCCGATTGCTGGCGTGATCTGCAGCCGCTGTTATGA
- a CDS encoding 2-isopropylmalate synthase, whose translation MSQNNVIIFDTTLRDGEQSPGASMTRDEKLRIARQLEKMRVDVIEAGFAIASQGDFEAVKAIADTIKDSTVCSLSRALNADIDRAGEALANANSGRIHTFIATSPIHMKYKLQMQPDQVVEHAVRAVQRARNLVADVEFSLEDASRSELDFMCRIIEAVIDAGARTINIPDTVGYAVPQEFGHTIGQLLARIPNADKAIFSVHCHNDLGLAVANSLAAVAAGARQVECTVNGLGERAGNASLEEIVMALRTRKDIMGLETRIDTTQIVPASRLVSSITGFPVQPNKAIVGANAFAHESGIHQDGVLKHRETYEIMTAESVGWNTNRMVLGKLSGRNAFRTRMEELGTSFISDAELNDAFARFKDLADKKSDIFDDDLIALVSDARASAGHEKFRLSSLNVTSQTGEIPVAEVVLSVEGTEHRAQSEGSGPVDAALKAIESIVNIGANLQLYSVNAITSGTDSQGEVTVRLEKGGRIVNGLGADTDIITASAKAYIHALNMLDANLQKAHPQV comes from the coding sequence ATGAGCCAGAATAACGTAATTATTTTTGATACCACCCTGCGCGATGGCGAACAAAGTCCCGGCGCCTCCATGACTCGTGACGAGAAATTGCGAATAGCTCGGCAACTGGAAAAGATGCGTGTTGACGTGATTGAGGCCGGTTTCGCTATTGCCAGTCAGGGTGATTTCGAGGCGGTTAAAGCCATTGCCGATACGATCAAGGACAGCACTGTCTGCTCCTTGTCGCGCGCACTGAATGCCGATATTGACCGCGCAGGTGAAGCGCTGGCGAATGCTAATTCTGGCCGTATTCATACATTTATCGCCACCTCGCCGATCCACATGAAATACAAATTGCAGATGCAGCCTGATCAGGTGGTCGAACATGCGGTGCGTGCGGTCCAGCGTGCCCGTAATCTGGTCGCTGATGTGGAGTTTTCACTCGAAGATGCCAGCCGCTCTGAGCTGGATTTTATGTGCCGCATTATCGAAGCGGTGATAGATGCCGGTGCACGTACCATTAATATTCCGGATACCGTGGGTTATGCGGTACCCCAGGAGTTCGGCCATACCATCGGTCAGTTGCTGGCGCGTATCCCTAATGCCGATAAAGCCATTTTCTCGGTACATTGCCATAACGACCTGGGTCTGGCGGTGGCTAACTCGCTAGCGGCTGTGGCGGCAGGCGCACGCCAGGTCGAGTGTACCGTAAATGGGCTGGGCGAACGGGCTGGAAACGCTTCACTTGAAGAGATCGTTATGGCACTGCGGACCCGTAAAGATATTATGGGGTTGGAAACGCGCATTGATACCACACAAATTGTGCCCGCTTCACGCCTGGTGTCGAGCATTACCGGTTTTCCGGTACAGCCGAACAAAGCTATCGTGGGAGCTAATGCCTTCGCACATGAATCCGGTATTCATCAGGATGGTGTACTCAAACACCGTGAAACCTACGAGATCATGACGGCTGAAAGTGTCGGCTGGAATACCAATCGTATGGTGCTGGGCAAGCTGTCCGGCCGCAATGCCTTCCGTACCCGTATGGAAGAGTTGGGTACCAGCTTTATTTCCGATGCCGAGCTGAATGATGCCTTTGCACGCTTTAAGGATCTGGCGGATAAGAAAAGCGACATTTTTGATGATGATTTGATAGCGTTGGTGAGTGATGCGCGTGCCAGTGCAGGGCATGAGAAGTTTCGTCTCAGCAGTCTGAATGTCACCTCGCAAACCGGGGAAATTCCTGTTGCTGAAGTGGTGCTGTCGGTCGAAGGTACCGAACACCGTGCGCAGTCTGAGGGCAGTGGACCGGTTGATGCGGCGCTGAAGGCGATTGAAAGCATCGTCAATATCGGTGCTAATCTGCAGCTCTATTCGGTTAATGCCATTACCAGCGGCACTGATTCTCAGGGCGAGGTGACCGTACGTCTGGAAAAAGGTGGGCGTATCGTCAATGGGTTAGGGGCTGATACAGACATTATCACCGCCTCGGCCAAGGCTTATATTCATGCATTGAATATGCTGGATGCGAATCTGCAAAAAGCGCATCCGCAGGTTTGA
- a CDS encoding nucleotidyltransferase domain-containing protein, translating to MRLSQQQQKTIHKAVTDMCGPSARVRLFGSRLDDHAKGGDIDILVEIDEPIHAPAELSAKLSVKIMRLCNGRKVDVILLAPNLPSLPIHEIAKQQGALL from the coding sequence ATGAGGCTAAGCCAACAGCAGCAAAAAACCATCCATAAAGCCGTTACTGATATGTGCGGACCCTCAGCGCGCGTGCGACTGTTTGGCTCTCGTCTTGACGATCACGCCAAAGGCGGTGATATCGACATCCTTGTTGAAATCGATGAACCGATCCATGCACCTGCCGAACTATCAGCTAAGCTGAGTGTGAAAATAATGCGGCTGTGTAATGGACGTAAAGTCGATGTCATATTATTAGCGCCTAATTTACCCTCATTACCCATTCATGAAATCGCTAAACAGCAAGGAGCGCTGCTATGA
- a CDS encoding MalY/PatB family protein, with protein sequence MSPTDFDRLIDRRHTASQKWERYRDTSVLPMWVADTDFMAPPAVLNALHQRIDHGIFGYTNTPAELVEQVQGRLQRLYHWKVGADDLEWLPGLVTGLHLACRATGESGSAVISPCPIYPPFMTSPHLSDRQLIKVPMRLEDKRYLIDFEALEASITPDTHLLLFCNPHNPGGTVYRREELLQLADIVLRHQLIICSDEIHCDLVLEPGLQHIPLASLGAEIAERTITLMAPSKTFNIAGLGCSFAVIQNPQLRRYFQRARKGIVPDVNLLGYTAALAAFREGDAWNLAQLNYLRANRDYLVEAINAIPGLSLEPIEATYLAWIDVSNAHLDNPMHFFEQAGVGMSPGRDFGDERFMRLNFGCPRALLEEAVKRIRRSLLNHLPA encoded by the coding sequence ATGAGCCCCACTGATTTTGATCGCCTGATCGACCGCCGCCACACAGCCAGCCAGAAGTGGGAGCGCTATCGTGACACCAGCGTGCTGCCTATGTGGGTCGCAGATACTGACTTTATGGCACCACCGGCAGTCCTTAACGCCTTGCACCAACGCATAGACCACGGCATTTTCGGCTACACCAACACCCCCGCCGAACTGGTTGAACAGGTGCAGGGGCGTCTGCAGCGTTTGTATCACTGGAAGGTGGGCGCGGATGACCTGGAATGGCTGCCGGGACTGGTCACTGGTCTGCACCTGGCCTGCCGTGCAACCGGTGAATCGGGTAGTGCTGTAATTTCTCCTTGCCCTATCTATCCACCCTTTATGACCTCGCCACACCTGTCTGATCGGCAACTCATCAAGGTGCCGATGCGCCTTGAAGACAAACGCTATCTAATCGATTTCGAGGCACTTGAAGCGTCGATCACCCCGGATACGCACCTGCTGTTGTTTTGTAACCCACATAATCCGGGTGGCACGGTTTACCGGCGCGAAGAGTTGCTGCAACTGGCTGACATCGTATTGCGTCACCAACTGATCATCTGCTCAGACGAAATTCACTGTGATCTGGTGCTGGAACCTGGGCTGCAGCACATTCCACTGGCCAGTCTCGGCGCTGAGATTGCCGAGCGTACCATCACCCTGATGGCACCAAGCAAAACCTTTAATATTGCCGGGCTGGGCTGCTCTTTTGCCGTAATTCAAAACCCGCAACTCAGACGCTACTTTCAGCGGGCACGCAAAGGTATCGTCCCAGACGTCAATCTACTCGGCTATACCGCGGCGCTGGCGGCATTTCGCGAGGGTGACGCCTGGAACCTGGCTCAGCTTAACTATTTACGCGCTAACCGCGATTACTTGGTGGAGGCGATCAATGCCATCCCCGGCTTGAGCCTGGAGCCGATAGAAGCCACCTATCTGGCCTGGATAGATGTCAGCAACGCCCACCTGGACAACCCGATGCACTTTTTTGAACAAGCGGGCGTGGGCATGTCACCGGGACGCGATTTTGGTGATGAGCGCTTTATGCGCTTGAATTTTGGTTGTCCGCGAGCACTGCTGGAAGAAGCGGTTAAGCGGATTCGACGCAGCCTGCTGAATCATCTGCCAGCCTGA
- the epmA gene encoding EF-P lysine aminoacylase EpmA, which translates to MSVSDWQPSAPLENLRQRAELLAQLRGFFAQRDVMEVDTQILSHCAVSDPFIDSMAAQYQVVPGGPSQSVYLQTSPEYAMKRLLAAGSGAIYQLGKVFRNGESGKRHNPEFTLLEWYRPGFDLSQLMDEVEALVTAVLPHKTWRRISYRDVFLQTLGLDPFVADVASLRDYCHQHIEAAFEDDDRDTWLNLLMSHLIEPQLQGAVFVYGYPPTQAALAKLSQGSEGRVVAERFELYVDGLELANGYHELADAQEQAARLQADQQQRQRLALPERPLETRLIQALEQGLPDCSGVALGVDRLLMCQLAASSITEVLPFSFDRA; encoded by the coding sequence ATGTCTGTATCTGACTGGCAGCCCTCGGCACCGCTGGAAAATCTACGTCAACGCGCAGAGCTCCTGGCACAGCTGAGGGGCTTTTTTGCTCAGCGCGATGTAATGGAGGTGGATACACAGATCCTGTCACATTGCGCCGTGAGTGATCCCTTCATCGATTCCATGGCGGCGCAGTATCAGGTAGTGCCGGGCGGCCCCTCGCAGTCAGTGTATCTGCAAACCTCGCCGGAATATGCGATGAAGCGTTTGCTGGCAGCGGGATCGGGTGCGATCTATCAGCTAGGTAAAGTGTTTCGAAATGGTGAGTCGGGTAAACGTCATAACCCGGAATTTACCCTGCTGGAGTGGTATCGGCCAGGCTTTGATCTGTCGCAATTGATGGACGAAGTTGAAGCGTTGGTGACCGCGGTGCTACCGCATAAAACCTGGCGACGTATTTCCTATCGGGATGTATTTTTGCAAACCCTGGGATTGGACCCGTTTGTAGCCGATGTGGCCAGTTTGCGTGATTATTGTCACCAGCATATTGAGGCGGCGTTTGAAGATGATGATCGTGATACCTGGCTTAATCTGCTCATGTCACACCTGATTGAACCACAACTGCAGGGCGCTGTGTTTGTGTATGGCTATCCGCCCACGCAGGCGGCGCTGGCAAAACTTTCTCAGGGGTCTGAGGGTAGAGTCGTGGCTGAGCGTTTTGAGCTATATGTCGATGGTTTGGAACTGGCAAACGGCTACCATGAACTGGCTGATGCCCAGGAACAGGCCGCACGTCTGCAGGCAGATCAACAGCAGCGTCAGCGTCTGGCTTTACCTGAACGTCCATTGGAAACACGCTTGATTCAGGCGCTTGAGCAGGGGTTGCCGGATTGCAGTGGCGTAGCGCTGGGTGTAGACCGTTTGCTGATGTGCCAATTGGCTGCGAGCAGTATTACCGAGGTCTTACCCTTTAGCTTTGACCGCGCTTAG